One Ochotona princeps isolate mOchPri1 chromosome 12, mOchPri1.hap1, whole genome shotgun sequence genomic window, TGCACAAGTCATATTAGTTCAAGAACTAGTGTAAATTTTTAATCAGAATTTTCAAATTCCTCAACTGTGCTCCCTAtcacaaataaaaacatcatCTAAACAGAAGAGCTATCTCATAAATACAACACCTAGAGGTATGTCGGCTtgcttgcattttcctgatgagtATTCCAAATTCCCTGGTTTTGAGAGTTTAatgggaggccagcattgcaaTGCAGGGAGGTAAGCCACAGCAGCGGTGACACCATCCAATCAATCTGAGAACTTGTCCGGAGTTCACAATGCTCCactttgcaatccagctctctgccagtgcCATCTGGGGAAGAGTAAGCCAAGTGCTCTGGACACTGCTACCCATGTGGCTTTCAACCTTGCCAAACCCTGGCTGGCATGAATATTGTgggagtaagccagaggatggaaatcctctacaactctgcttttcacataagtAAATCTCTTCAAGAGAAGTTTAACAGAAACCTATTTCATATAATGACAGAAGTCCTCAAACAAGGCATTACTCCTAAagagataaatatttaaacatatatgCACAGAAATATTCTCTAAGTATTTCAACACGAAAAGCTGAAACTGAGATAAACAGAGAACCAACAAATTTCACACACATATGCCTGAAACGGACAGAAGTTGAAGATTTACTATTGGGTAAAGCAGGGCAGAGGCTGCAACATTGTATGTGCATTACAATCTCAAATTAAAACTGAATGTGCACTCTTAAGCAACTCATTTTCAATGGTGTGGCTGAACGATATCTCCCTCCTCGTACTCTGTAGTGTTCCATTAAGTTTACAGCATGAccactttaaattattttgaacaCTATCATTTTTAAGACTTTCATGTAAAGGTAAAAAGCTACAAATGCAGATCATCCTAAAGTACAGCAGGTAGCAACATAAACAGCTAAGACCTGGACCCTGACAATAGTCATTTTTACTTAGTAAAATCACAAGGAAGATTCTCCCActgttaattaaaaattttttgcaaaaagaggcccagtgcaatagcccagtggctaaatcctcaccttgcacatgccaggattccatatgggtttgTGAGCCGGGTGCTCCAACTCCCACTCCACTCccgctcatggcctgggaaagcagtagagcatggcccttGGGAAGCTGatatcctgtgggagacccaagctcctggctcctggcactttgCTCtacatcggctcagctctggccactgcagccacttgggcagtgaatcagcagatggtctctcctctctgtaaatcagcctttccaatacaaataaatgttcaaaataaaataatggaattaaGAGCGAGAACAAACAGCAGGCGAGAGCACCCATGCACTCCCACTTACTGGCTCTCACCAAATGCCTACAAACAGCAGCTCTAGGGCACAGCCtagcacagagccaggagccaggtctcccaggtgggtggcaagggctccAGGACTTGATCTGACGGGCAGGgtatgcatcagcaggcagctcaAATCGGGACCGAAGTCAGGACAACagtccaggcactccagtatggcatCTTGGTCACTAGGTAACTCATCTTGAATCTGTACAAAGCTGACCACAGAAACCCTTTCACACATCTACCCAGCCTCAAAAACACCACCACAAAGGAAATATTTATCAAAACTAAAATGCAACAAGCCGACAGAAATAAACACAGAACGTTCAAACTCATGGAGTCATATGCAGTTAATTATGTATAACCTTTTAAACATCAATCATACCTTGAAAAGgactttgaaaaagagaaaaggatgtatttgactttttttttaaaggaagacagaaaataaaacccTTAAttgttaagaaaacaaaaattacaaacacAGCAAAAGTGCAACCTAAATGCaatttttcaaatgtgttttgctttttaaaaaattcttaattttaaaaccagaaagacacagaggtcaagggagaggcagagcaagagagagatcttctacctgctggctcagtCAGCACTGGGCCAAGAGAAAGCACAGGAGGAACCTGCTAGCCCTAGCACATgagctgctgtggcccagccccttggcccatcccctgctcccggcacacgagcagggaacttaatcagaagcagaatagctaggGTCCAAACCAGTGCTCTATATGGGACGGCAGTGACACAAAAGAGGCTTCACACacagtaccacaatgccagcccctatttatttttgctttttttatacaaaattgatttatttgaaagacagagtaagacagaaagaaacagatatCCATccgctgctggttcactccccaaatgcctgtaacagccaggatgaggccaagcagaagccagcatCTAGGAATTCTATACCAGCATCCTACTGTACagtaggaacccaaatacttcaACCCTAACCTACTGCCTTACAgttgccaggattcaaacccatgcACTACCATATGGTATGTAGGCATCTTGACTAGCACATCATTaggcaaaatgacaaatattaaatataaacattATATAATAAAAGTGtaatcattttcttcttcaatttACGTATTAAACAACATATGAAACAGACCAACAAGAATACAAGGTAACAAATCATCAGACATTAAAGGTCCTCAATGTTCACACTACTATTTCATAaccctttaaaaataaaccattctgatttttaaaaaagatttattcgttttaattagaaaaggaaggagacagagagaaaaatcttccaccactagttcactccccaagtggctgcaatgacaggagctgagctgatccaaagccaggagcttcttccggatctccaacgcaggtgcagggtcccaaggctttgggccatccttgactgctctcccaggccacaagcagggagctggatgggaagtgaagcagctgggacacgaaccagcgcccacatggcaacctggcacatgcaaggcaaggacactaCGCAATGAGTTACAGCGTCATGCCCTCTGATTAATTTCCTAGCAATCTTCACAGAAATACTACACATGGTTTTACAGCTTCAAACAAAGTCCACAGAGTTGGTACATTCCCATGTCATATAAATTGAACAAGACAGCAGCCCCAATCAATACCACTTACTGCTTACCAGGGTTATGGTGAGAGGCAGACTCCCCATTCTGAAACACATCTCCTGCCACATTCATTCTACCGGGATTAAAAGGTCCTACTCCAGTCTTGGTCTGTGAAGTCAAAGACGGCGTGTATGTTTGTATATTAACACCGAAATTACTTGACTGCAGTCCGTTAGAGACATCGCCCAAGTTGGTGTTCTGCAGTGACGTGACATGTGTAATCATTAAGTTCATATCTCGGCTGTCAGTATTTTCTAACTGGCCATCATTCACAGAGCTTACACCAGTTTCTAAAGTTGTGACATTAGCAATTTGAATTTCGGAGTCTGGTTCTGTGGTGATACCACTATTACCCATTCCTGCATTTACCTTACTTCTTGAAAAACTGGAAGGAGAGAAATCCACATCATTGGTTCTGTTTTTAGTCTCAGAAGGTCTTCGCTCAACAAAGTTAGAAGGATTTTTCTCTTGCCCTTGATTTGTTTCCATGTCCTCTTCATCATCGATGACAATTGTTTCACTTACACTACCCTTCTGAGAAGCCAACTCTTTTGAAGAAGGAAGAATTTTTGAATCGTTTCCTTGATGTTCTTCGTTTTTGGACGATGTGAATGCTGCGGTTCTTTGATCAGCCACCACTGGTGCAGAAGGTGGGGGAGGTTGTACAGGTTCAATGAAAAccacatcatcatcatcttctacTGATGAGTTCTGAAACTTACTAGATCTAGATACCAAAGGATTAGGTGGACCACTAAATGAATTCCCTACATTCGTAAGACTGGTTGCCATGGCCAAATTCCCCAACAACACAGGTGTCTGGTCAGTCAGTTCTAATCCTCCCAATGAGCTTGTGTCCATGCCAAGGAACCTGTTAACAAGGTGGAAAAAGcgagaaaattaaaatgaaataatttttttctaatatccaGGTAAAAATATGTACACACTGTGATCCCCTCACTCAATAATCATTTGCATACGGTTTATGTATTAACTTTACAAGTAACAAGACCTTTTCCGTAGTACGAATCATAAATACTCTATAGCCACCATCACCACCTTCATCCCAAAGTACACTACTTATAAATTTTAAGTCTAAGTAATCCTTCTACATAGtggaatagaaaaacaaaacctaaaataaaaacCATCACTTCAATAACTTCTATCCCATTTACTAATTATCCTAAATAAAATAGTTCAGTCTAATTCCTCAGTGCTCAAattttatcttct contains:
- the LOC131481599 gene encoding zinc finger MYM-type protein 2-like isoform X1; the encoded protein is MDTSSLGGLELTDQTPVLLGNLAMATSLTNVGNSFSGPPNPLVSRSSKFQNSSVEDDDDVVFIEPVQPPPPSAPVVADQRTAAFTSSKNEEHQGNDSKILPSSKELASQKGSVSETIVIDDEEDMETNQGQEKNPSNFVERRPSETKNRTNDVDFSPSSFSRSKVNAGMGNSGITTEPDSEIQIANVTTLETGVSSVNDGQLENTDSRDMNLMITHVTSLQNTNLGDVSNGLQSSNFGVNIQTYTPSLTSQTKTGVGPFNPGRMNVAGDVFQNGESASHHNPGKQ
- the LOC131481599 gene encoding zinc finger MYM-type protein 2-like isoform X2; this encodes MDTSSLGGLELTDQTPVLLGNLAMATSLTNVGNSFSGPPNPLVSRSSKFQNSSVEDDDDVVFIEPVQPPPPSAPVVADQRTAAFTSSKNEEHQGNDSKILPSSKELASQKGSVSETIVIDDEEDMETNQGQEKNPSNFVERRPSETKNRTNDVDFSPSSFSRSKIRGSPNQRHFPVIRNNQGWILYHQWPHFRSRFFRLQPNSNPQNPLKSHVQTAENLCRRDRQLTNERDQRTCFVPPPAFRPSLTNLLQRNFVLCVKKI